One stretch of Lysobacter sp. KIS68-7 DNA includes these proteins:
- a CDS encoding DNA-3-methyladenine glycosylase, translated as MPTRRTRLPRAFYRRETTLVARDLLNKVLAMPDGRAGRIVEVEAYLAGIDPAAHTYRGKTPRNATMFGEPGHLYVYFTYGMHWCANAVAWEKTPGAGVLIRALEPIAGLPEMHDARGGVSERLLCSGPARLTQALGIAGALDGADLVKGDGPRIVDDGMHPPLHPIATPRVGIRVGTEHLWRFVVPGNVHVSPARVKAVQV; from the coding sequence ATGCCGACGCGTCGCACCCGACTGCCCCGCGCGTTTTATCGTCGCGAGACCACGCTCGTTGCGCGGGACCTGCTGAACAAGGTGCTCGCGATGCCCGACGGGCGCGCGGGACGCATCGTCGAAGTCGAGGCCTACCTGGCGGGCATCGATCCTGCGGCGCACACCTATCGCGGCAAGACGCCGCGCAACGCCACGATGTTCGGCGAGCCGGGGCATCTGTATGTGTACTTCACTTACGGCATGCATTGGTGTGCGAATGCCGTGGCGTGGGAGAAGACGCCGGGTGCGGGTGTGTTGATTCGCGCGTTGGAGCCGATCGCGGGATTACCGGAGATGCATGACGCGCGCGGCGGTGTGTCCGAGCGCTTGTTGTGCAGCGGGCCTGCGCGTTTGACGCAGGCGCTGGGGATTGCGGGGGCGCTCGATGGCGCCGATCTGGTGAAAGGCGATGGGCCGCGCATCGTCGATGACGGGATGCATCCGCCGCTGCATCCGATCGCGACGCCGCGTGTCGGCATTCGCGTGGGAACCGAACACTTGTGGCGGTTCGTCGTTCCGGGCAACGTGCATGTGTCGCCGGCGCGGGTGAAGGCAGTGCAGGTTTAA
- a CDS encoding HNH endonuclease, which yields MANNHKLRRFRKVAARRQQHRCHYCNAPMWSKNPAGFAEQHGLRLEDCGHFQCTAEHMVARRDGGEERRNIVAACRHCNIARHEMEQPLPADLYREHVQREVAAARWFTATLLRFTP from the coding sequence ATGGCCAACAACCACAAGCTCCGGCGCTTTCGAAAGGTCGCGGCGCGTCGCCAGCAACACCGCTGCCACTACTGCAACGCGCCGATGTGGTCGAAGAACCCCGCCGGCTTCGCCGAACAACACGGCCTGCGTCTGGAAGACTGCGGCCATTTCCAGTGCACCGCGGAGCACATGGTGGCGCGTCGCGACGGCGGCGAGGAACGTCGCAACATCGTCGCCGCGTGTCGTCACTGCAACATCGCGCGCCACGAAATGGAGCAACCGCTCCCCGCCGACCTCTACCGCGAGCACGTCCAACGGGAAGTCGCGGCAGCGCGCTGGTTCACGGCGACCCTGCTCCGCTTCACGCCTTGA
- a CDS encoding PIN domain-containing protein, with product MPRQYLLVDFENVQPASLGALKPGEWEVRVFHGQHQTKVDVVLARELQPFGVHGDYIPIVGNGKDALDFHIAYYIGKFSTEHPDARFVIVSRDTGFDPLIKHLETKGIACKRVTTIPAKATKAAAKATKPAVKAPAKRAAKKVATPPRFQEVVERLEKMKKARPGTVKTLRSSLASFKQPFAEGEIDAMLEALQRAGTLKVEGKKITYAA from the coding sequence ATGCCGCGCCAGTACCTGCTCGTCGATTTCGAGAACGTGCAGCCCGCCAGCCTCGGTGCGCTGAAGCCGGGCGAGTGGGAGGTGCGCGTGTTCCATGGGCAGCACCAGACCAAAGTCGATGTCGTGCTGGCCAGGGAGCTGCAGCCCTTCGGCGTCCATGGCGATTACATCCCGATCGTCGGCAACGGCAAGGATGCGCTCGACTTCCATATCGCTTACTACATCGGCAAGTTTTCCACCGAGCACCCGGATGCGCGCTTCGTCATCGTCTCGCGCGATACGGGGTTCGACCCGCTGATCAAGCACCTGGAAACCAAGGGCATCGCGTGCAAGCGCGTGACGACCATCCCCGCGAAAGCGACCAAGGCGGCGGCGAAAGCGACGAAGCCCGCCGTCAAGGCGCCTGCCAAGCGCGCTGCAAAGAAGGTGGCCACGCCGCCCCGCTTCCAGGAAGTCGTCGAGCGGCTGGAAAAGATGAAGAAAGCGCGACCCGGGACAGTGAAGACCTTGCGTTCTTCGCTCGCCAGCTTCAAGCAGCCCTTCGCCGAGGGCGAGATCGACGCGATGCTGGAGGCCCTGCAACGCGCCGGCACCTTGAAGGTCGAAGGCAAGAAGATCACCTACGCCGCCTGA
- a CDS encoding ABC transporter permease produces MNTHAIKAIYRFEMARTFRTTLESILSPVLSTSLYFIVFGAAIGSRMGDVGGVSYGAFIIPGLIMLSLLNESISNASFGIYLPKWSGTIFELLSAPVSYLEAVIGYVGAAATKSLMLGVLILVTARAFVPYEIQHPFWMLCFLFLTAITFSLFGFIIGIWADSFQRLQVIPLLIITPLTFLGGAFYSIDMLPEPWRTFTLVNPVVYLISGMRWSFYGISDVNVGLSAAAIVGFLILCLLTVWWIFRTGYKLKA; encoded by the coding sequence GTGAATACCCATGCGATCAAGGCCATCTACAGGTTCGAGATGGCGCGCACATTCCGCACGACGCTGGAAAGCATCCTGTCGCCGGTGCTGTCGACGTCGCTGTACTTCATCGTCTTCGGCGCGGCGATCGGCTCGCGCATGGGCGACGTGGGTGGCGTGAGCTACGGGGCCTTCATCATCCCCGGGCTGATCATGCTGTCCTTGCTCAACGAGAGCATTTCCAACGCGTCCTTCGGCATCTACCTGCCAAAGTGGTCGGGCACGATCTTCGAACTGCTGTCGGCGCCGGTGTCCTACCTGGAGGCGGTGATCGGCTACGTCGGTGCGGCGGCGACCAAGTCGCTGATGCTCGGCGTGCTGATCCTGGTCACGGCGCGGGCCTTCGTGCCCTACGAAATCCAGCATCCGTTCTGGATGCTGTGCTTCCTGTTCCTCACGGCGATCACCTTCAGCCTGTTCGGTTTCATCATCGGCATCTGGGCGGACAGCTTCCAGCGCCTGCAGGTGATCCCGTTGCTGATCATCACGCCGCTCACCTTCCTCGGCGGCGCGTTCTATTCGATCGACATGCTGCCCGAGCCGTGGCGTACGTTCACGCTGGTCAATCCGGTGGTGTATCTCATCAGCGGGATGCGCTGGAGTTTCTACGGCATCTCGGACGTCAACGTGGGATTGAGCGCCGCTGCAATCGTCGGCTTCCTGATCCTGTGCCTGCTGACCGTGTGGTGGATCTTCCGAACGGGCTACAAGCTCAAGGCGTGA
- a CDS encoding PAS domain-containing sensor histidine kinase: MPHQTSTTGPADARDWKHDDAIYRRLVGAVPDYAIFLLDPEGYVRSWNAGAQQIKGYDENEIIGRHFSAFYPPEQIERRWPDHELKMARETGRFEDEGWRVRKDGTRFWANVVITRLLDDDGQLLGFSKITRDLTTRREQEVALRWSEERFRLLVEGVRDYAIFMLDPTGHVASWNIGAQQAKGYTPEEIIGQHFSVFYPPEVVASGWPERELEIALAEGRCEDENWRVRKDGTRFWASVVITALYDASGKHIGFAKVTRDLTDKRRVLALEDEGRRVTTFLAMLGHELRNPLAPISNAVSIMQLEPLESERLRMCRDVIARQVQQMTRLVDDLLDVGRITAGKIHLDMQPVELGDVLREAIETSEPFARSRAQALTLDASAAPAWVAGDRTRLLQIASNLIGNATKFTQRNGTIAATLRCSGPYVEFSVLDNGPGIAPHRLRDVFRLFVQGDQDAARSQGGLGLGLSLVQQLVTLHGGEVSAYSAGLGKGAEFIVRLPLVKAPTASVTATVDAAAARARSVLVVDDNRDAAITLAALLQQMGYRTQTAHDAHAALEAMRAQRPDLAILDIGLPQIDGMALAHLIHAEFGESLPLMALTGYGQESDRDAAFHAGFSEYLTKPLAPESLSDALVRIFPD, encoded by the coding sequence ATGCCGCACCAGACATCCACGACCGGTCCGGCCGACGCGCGCGACTGGAAGCACGACGACGCCATCTATCGCCGCCTCGTCGGCGCAGTGCCCGATTACGCCATCTTCCTGCTCGATCCCGAGGGCTATGTGCGCAGCTGGAACGCCGGCGCGCAACAGATCAAGGGATACGACGAAAACGAGATCATCGGTCGCCACTTCTCGGCCTTCTATCCGCCCGAGCAGATCGAACGGCGCTGGCCCGACCACGAACTGAAGATGGCCCGCGAAACCGGGCGCTTCGAAGACGAAGGCTGGCGCGTCCGCAAGGACGGCACGCGGTTCTGGGCGAACGTGGTCATCACCCGCCTGCTCGACGACGACGGGCAGCTGCTCGGCTTCTCCAAGATCACCCGCGACCTCACCACGCGCCGCGAGCAGGAAGTCGCGTTGCGCTGGAGCGAGGAACGCTTCCGCCTGCTGGTGGAAGGCGTGCGCGACTACGCGATCTTCATGCTCGATCCTACCGGCCACGTGGCCAGCTGGAACATCGGCGCGCAACAGGCCAAGGGTTACACCCCGGAAGAAATCATCGGCCAGCACTTCTCGGTGTTCTACCCGCCGGAGGTAGTTGCCAGCGGCTGGCCCGAACGCGAGTTGGAAATCGCACTGGCCGAAGGCCGTTGCGAAGACGAGAACTGGCGCGTGCGCAAGGACGGCACGCGCTTCTGGGCCAGCGTCGTGATCACCGCGCTGTACGACGCGTCAGGCAAGCACATCGGCTTCGCCAAGGTCACGCGCGATCTCACCGACAAGCGCCGCGTGCTGGCGTTGGAAGACGAAGGCCGTCGCGTCACGACCTTCCTGGCGATGCTGGGGCACGAGCTGCGCAATCCCCTTGCGCCGATCTCCAACGCCGTTTCGATCATGCAGCTGGAGCCACTCGAATCCGAGCGCCTGCGTATGTGCCGCGACGTGATCGCGCGCCAGGTGCAACAGATGACGCGCCTGGTGGACGACCTGCTCGACGTCGGTCGCATCACGGCGGGGAAGATCCACCTCGACATGCAACCGGTCGAACTCGGTGACGTGTTGCGCGAAGCCATCGAAACCAGCGAGCCCTTCGCGCGCAGCCGTGCGCAGGCGCTCACGCTCGATGCTTCCGCGGCGCCGGCCTGGGTCGCGGGCGATCGCACGCGCCTGTTGCAGATCGCCAGCAACCTGATCGGCAACGCCACCAAGTTCACCCAGCGCAACGGAACGATTGCGGCAACGCTGCGCTGCAGCGGGCCCTACGTGGAATTCAGCGTGCTGGACAACGGGCCGGGCATCGCGCCGCATCGCTTGCGCGATGTCTTCCGCCTGTTCGTGCAGGGCGACCAGGATGCCGCGCGCTCGCAGGGCGGGCTCGGACTGGGCCTGAGCCTGGTGCAGCAGTTGGTGACCTTGCACGGTGGCGAGGTCAGTGCGTACAGCGCAGGCCTGGGCAAGGGCGCGGAATTCATCGTGCGCCTGCCCTTGGTCAAGGCGCCGACCGCGAGCGTGACGGCGACTGTGGATGCTGCGGCCGCACGGGCGCGCAGCGTGCTGGTGGTCGATGACAACCGCGATGCGGCCATCACGTTGGCGGCGCTGCTGCAGCAGATGGGGTACCGCACGCAAACCGCGCATGACGCGCATGCCGCGCTCGAAGCGATGCGCGCGCAACGCCCGGACCTGGCGATCCTCGACATCGGCCTGCCGCAGATCGACGGCATGGCGCTCGCGCACCTGATCCACGCGGAATTCGGGGAATCGTTGCCGCTGATGGCGCTGACGGGTTACGGGCAGGAGTCCGATCGCGATGCCGCTTTCCACGCCGGCTTCAGCGAATACCTGACCAAGCCGCTCGCACCGGAATCCTTGTCCGACGCGCTCGTGCGCATCTTCCCGGATTGA
- a CDS encoding aminopeptidase: MTRQHLAAALAAALVTTLAGCNKPAPSAETPAGASTAAPAPAATAAAAPASTSGEAAAKPAPTDFDQLAKRVVANASVKEGEVVLINGRPQDAELLEDLAVAVRSVGAFPMILHSSDRLSKRMFFDVPEKYDTQADALDAKLASIVNVVISLGNGMSENLFEGADPKRMAARGKANEGLAQLYLKNNVRNIELGNNLYPTPWRAARFGMTEDELAKTFWDGVNIDYADLQKRGGEVKAALAAGDEVKLTHPNGTDLTVKIKGRPILVSDGIISAEDMKAGGAANAAYLPAGEVYTTPVAGTANGKLVNSKSFYRGKEIDNLTLTFKDGKMTSMTGDGPGFADMKAEYDAVSDPRKDEFSFVDLGINPSVKLPASSAVGNWVPAGTISVGTGGNTWAGGNNNVPYGQTVSLPGATVTLDGKPIIEGGTLKL; this comes from the coding sequence ATGACACGCCAGCATCTTGCGGCCGCCCTGGCGGCCGCGCTCGTCACCACACTCGCCGGGTGCAACAAGCCGGCACCTTCTGCGGAAACCCCAGCCGGCGCATCCACCGCCGCCCCGGCCCCCGCCGCCACCGCCGCCGCCGCGCCCGCCTCCACCAGCGGTGAAGCGGCCGCCAAGCCCGCCCCGACCGATTTCGACCAACTCGCCAAGCGCGTCGTCGCCAACGCCAGCGTGAAGGAAGGCGAGGTGGTGTTGATCAACGGCCGCCCGCAGGACGCCGAATTGCTAGAAGACCTCGCCGTCGCCGTGCGCAGCGTCGGTGCGTTCCCGATGATCCTGCACAGCAGCGATCGTCTCTCCAAGCGCATGTTCTTCGACGTGCCGGAAAAATACGATACGCAGGCCGACGCGCTCGACGCCAAACTCGCCAGCATCGTCAACGTGGTCATCTCGCTGGGCAACGGCATGAGCGAGAACCTGTTCGAAGGCGCCGATCCGAAGCGCATGGCCGCGCGCGGCAAGGCGAACGAAGGCCTCGCGCAGCTGTACCTGAAGAACAACGTGCGCAACATCGAGCTCGGGAACAACCTGTATCCCACGCCCTGGCGCGCCGCACGCTTCGGCATGACCGAAGACGAATTGGCGAAGACTTTCTGGGACGGCGTGAACATCGATTACGCCGACCTGCAGAAGCGCGGCGGCGAAGTGAAGGCCGCGCTCGCCGCAGGCGATGAAGTGAAGCTCACGCATCCGAACGGCACCGACCTGACGGTGAAGATCAAGGGCCGTCCGATCCTGGTGAGCGACGGCATCATCTCCGCCGAAGACATGAAGGCCGGCGGCGCCGCGAACGCGGCCTACCTGCCTGCGGGCGAGGTCTACACGACGCCGGTGGCGGGCACCGCGAACGGCAAGCTGGTGAACTCCAAGTCGTTCTATCGCGGCAAGGAAATCGACAACCTCACGCTGACCTTCAAGGACGGCAAGATGACCTCGATGACCGGCGACGGCCCGGGCTTCGCGGACATGAAGGCCGAATACGACGCGGTCAGCGATCCGCGCAAGGACGAGTTCTCCTTCGTCGACCTCGGCATCAATCCCAGCGTGAAGCTGCCGGCCAGCAGCGCGGTCGGCAACTGGGTGCCCGCCGGCACGATCAGCGTCGGCACGGGGGGCAATACCTGGGCGGGCGGCAACAACAACGTGCCGTACGGCCAGACGGTTTCGCTGCCGGGCGCCACCGTGACATTGGATGGCAAGCCGATCATCGAAGGCGGCACGCTGAAGCTCTGA
- a CDS encoding EF-hand domain-containing protein, translating to MTRKTLFFALLAMTSGVAFAHGPGQDRWKSMDTDGNGSVSSAEHAAAATKRFNDMDADHDGFVTAAEMDASRTKMGGEHMDKMSSADMIKEMDTDGDGKLSAAEHDASAASMFTAMDSNKDGSVSKDEMNAAKAKVQVAKDHH from the coding sequence ATGACTCGCAAGACCCTGTTTTTTGCACTCCTGGCAATGACCAGCGGCGTCGCCTTCGCTCACGGCCCGGGCCAGGATCGATGGAAGTCCATGGACACCGACGGCAACGGCTCGGTCAGCAGCGCCGAACACGCCGCCGCTGCGACGAAGCGCTTCAACGACATGGATGCCGACCACGATGGCTTCGTGACCGCCGCCGAGATGGATGCGTCCCGCACCAAGATGGGCGGCGAGCACATGGACAAGATGTCCTCCGCCGACATGATCAAGGAGATGGACACCGATGGCGACGGCAAGCTCTCCGCCGCCGAGCATGACGCCAGTGCGGCGAGCATGTTCACGGCGATGGACAGCAACAAGGACGGCAGCGTGTCCAAGGACGAGATGAACGCCGCGAAGGCCAAGGTGCAGGTCGCCAAGGACCATCACTGA
- a CDS encoding DUF3016 domain-containing protein yields the protein MKSHRLLSLALAGVLTACATGGITRVTDPALPHAVGEGTPVTVSWTDPAQFTEIRYSTNPRLASEGDWVVKLADYMAASTARAVPAGDKVDVQILDIQRAGQYEWSYGATSDLRILRDTYPPRIQLRFRHLDANGNVVAEGDRKLADLAYLMSPPPLPSSDTLRYEKRMIDQWVRREFVTRR from the coding sequence ATGAAGTCCCATCGCCTCCTCAGCCTGGCCCTGGCCGGGGTGCTGACCGCCTGTGCCACGGGCGGGATCACGCGGGTCACCGATCCTGCCCTGCCCCACGCCGTCGGCGAAGGCACCCCCGTCACCGTCTCCTGGACCGACCCGGCGCAATTCACCGAGATCCGCTACAGCACTAACCCCAGACTCGCCTCCGAAGGCGATTGGGTGGTGAAGCTCGCCGACTACATGGCCGCGAGCACCGCACGCGCGGTCCCCGCAGGCGACAAGGTCGACGTGCAGATCCTCGACATCCAGCGCGCGGGGCAATACGAGTGGAGTTACGGCGCGACGAGCGACCTGCGCATCCTGCGCGATACCTACCCGCCGCGCATCCAACTGCGCTTCCGCCACCTGGATGCGAACGGCAACGTGGTCGCCGAAGGCGATCGCAAGCTTGCCGACCTCGCGTACCTGATGAGCCCGCCGCCGCTGCCCTCGTCGGACACGCTGCGCTACGAGAAGCGGATGATCGACCAGTGGGTGCGGCGCGAATTCGTCACGCGGCGCTGA
- a CDS encoding ABC transporter ATP-binding protein: protein MADSVVTVRNVSKTYAGGFQALKHVDLDIHRGEIFALLGPNGAGKTTLISIICGIVNASSGTVHVDGHDIGPDYRAARSRIGLVPQELSTDTFETVWATLNFSRGLFGKKPDPAHLERVLRDLSLWDKKDSKIMALSGGMKRRVLIAKALAHEPEILFLDEPTAGVDVELRHDMWQMVRRLQEQGTTIILTTHYIEEAEEMADRIGVIRKGELILVEEKARLMRKLGSKQLAIQLQSPLERIPDALADLPLSLSEDGQSLVYTFDTQADETGIAPLLRRLNEQGIDFKDLHSSETSLEDIFVSLVRQTA, encoded by the coding sequence ATGGCCGACTCCGTCGTTACCGTCCGCAACGTCAGCAAGACCTACGCTGGCGGCTTCCAGGCACTGAAGCATGTCGACCTCGACATCCACCGTGGCGAAATCTTCGCGCTGCTCGGCCCGAACGGCGCGGGCAAGACGACGCTGATCAGCATCATCTGCGGCATCGTCAACGCGAGTTCCGGCACGGTGCATGTCGACGGACACGACATCGGTCCCGATTACCGCGCGGCGCGCAGCCGCATCGGGCTGGTGCCGCAGGAGCTGTCGACGGACACCTTCGAAACCGTATGGGCCACGCTGAACTTCAGCCGTGGCCTGTTCGGCAAGAAGCCGGATCCCGCGCACCTGGAGCGCGTGCTGCGCGACCTGTCGCTGTGGGACAAGAAGGATTCGAAGATCATGGCGCTCTCCGGCGGCATGAAGCGCCGCGTGCTGATCGCCAAGGCGCTCGCGCACGAACCGGAGATCCTGTTCCTCGACGAACCCACCGCGGGCGTCGACGTCGAACTGCGCCACGACATGTGGCAGATGGTGCGCAGGCTGCAGGAGCAGGGCACGACGATCATCCTCACCACGCACTACATCGAAGAAGCGGAGGAGATGGCCGATCGCATCGGCGTCATCCGCAAGGGCGAGCTGATCCTCGTGGAAGAGAAGGCGCGCCTGATGCGCAAGTTGGGCAGCAAGCAGCTGGCGATCCAGTTGCAGTCGCCGCTCGAGCGCATTCCGGATGCGCTGGCGGATCTTCCGCTGTCCTTGTCCGAGGATGGGCAATCGCTGGTCTATACGTTCGACACGCAGGCGGATGAAACCGGCATCGCGCCGCTGCTGCGTCGATTGAACGAGCAAGGCATCGACTTCAAGGACCTGCATTCGAGCGAGACCTCGCTCGAGGACATCTTCGTCAGCCTGGTGAGGCAAACGGCATGA
- a CDS encoding diguanylate cyclase — protein sequence MAGPEGDTYSEHPGPADDVVAEGGFRARLTELLAEVSREALEGEDLEAVLRHIVDCLVRNLPVGIASIILLDDEGTTFIQEVWAGELALSSTDLAPNWPVTIGAAGRCARTGQAQLITDVATDPDYVPGNPAVLSEYLVPIRHRARLHGVLNIETTRADFFDAQARSVFDAIAVQVAGAIHLSRVVAELETANRKLELLSMMDGLTGIANRRCFDQRLAAEWEWLQGEGRELALVLVDADAFKPLNDAHGHLYGDECLRELARICTRFADGPDDLVARFGGEELVLLLPGRDLTAASTLAEWIRREVEAVAMPHTNSQVAPYVTVSAGVSAVRPTKAVSPEHLIDAADRALYAAKAQGRNRVVVRSVV from the coding sequence ATGGCCGGTCCGGAGGGCGACACCTACAGCGAGCACCCGGGCCCGGCGGACGACGTCGTGGCCGAAGGGGGCTTCCGCGCCCGGCTCACCGAGCTGTTGGCCGAAGTCTCGCGCGAGGCGCTGGAAGGCGAAGACCTCGAAGCCGTGCTGCGCCACATCGTCGATTGCCTCGTGCGCAACCTGCCCGTGGGCATCGCCAGCATCATCCTCCTCGACGACGAAGGCACCACCTTCATCCAGGAGGTGTGGGCCGGCGAACTTGCGCTGTCCTCGACCGACCTCGCGCCGAACTGGCCGGTGACCATCGGTGCGGCCGGGCGCTGCGCGCGCACCGGGCAGGCGCAACTGATCACCGACGTCGCCACGGATCCGGACTACGTGCCGGGCAACCCGGCCGTGCTGTCGGAATACCTGGTGCCGATCCGCCATCGTGCGCGCCTGCATGGCGTGCTCAACATCGAAACCACGCGCGCGGATTTCTTCGATGCGCAGGCGCGCAGCGTGTTCGACGCGATCGCGGTGCAGGTCGCCGGCGCGATCCATCTCTCCCGCGTGGTGGCCGAACTCGAAACGGCCAATCGCAAGCTCGAACTGCTGTCGATGATGGACGGCCTGACCGGCATTGCGAACCGCCGCTGCTTCGACCAGCGCCTGGCGGCCGAGTGGGAATGGCTGCAGGGCGAAGGCCGCGAGCTGGCGCTGGTGCTCGTCGACGCCGATGCGTTCAAGCCGCTCAACGATGCGCACGGACACTTGTACGGCGATGAATGCCTGCGCGAACTCGCGCGCATCTGCACGCGCTTTGCCGACGGGCCCGATGATCTCGTCGCGCGCTTCGGTGGCGAGGAGCTCGTGTTGCTGTTGCCGGGACGCGACCTCACGGCCGCTTCCACGCTGGCCGAATGGATCCGGCGCGAAGTGGAAGCCGTGGCGATGCCGCATACCAATTCGCAGGTGGCGCCCTACGTGACCGTGAGTGCCGGGGTGAGCGCCGTGCGCCCCACCAAGGCCGTTTCGCCCGAGCACTTGATCGATGCCGCCGACCGCGCGCTGTATGCGGCCAAGGCGCAGGGCCGCAATCGCGTGGTGGTGCGTTCGGTCGTGTGA
- a CDS encoding type II toxin-antitoxin system RelE/ParE family toxin: MLYTIRTTPTFAAWFARLRDRAAKRQIEARVDRLAHGNAGQHRVLTGGIAELKLDLGPGYRLYYTYRNGHVILLLCGGNKASQQQDIRRARGLAAGLEE, translated from the coding sequence ATGCTCTACACCATCAGGACAACGCCGACCTTTGCGGCTTGGTTCGCCAGGTTGCGGGATCGAGCCGCGAAGCGGCAGATCGAAGCACGCGTCGATCGGTTGGCCCACGGCAACGCTGGACAGCACCGCGTGCTGACGGGCGGAATCGCGGAGCTCAAGCTGGATCTTGGGCCTGGCTACCGGTTGTATTACACGTATCGAAACGGACACGTCATCCTATTGCTTTGCGGAGGCAACAAGGCATCGCAGCAGCAGGACATCCGCCGGGCGCGCGGGTTGGCGGCAGGACTGGAAGAATGA
- the ltaE gene encoding low-specificity L-threonine aldolase gives MTTPIDLRSDTVTRPTPAMREAMLRADVGDDVYGEDPTVNALQERLASDLGFEAGLFAPSGTQANLVGLLAHCQRGDEYIVGMDAHTYKFEGGGAAVFGSIQPQPLPQNDDGTMSLAAIEGAIKPVDPHFARTKILCLEDTWNGRALPHSYLRDARALCDRRGLGLHLDGARLFNAAVADGVPAREITKHFDSVSVCLSKGLGAPVGSVLLGSKALIDSARRWRKVAGGGMRQAGLLAAACIYALDHHVERLADDHRRAAQLAEGLKGLEHVRVAAHHTNMVFIDVPAERLEAFRKHMDAAKVRMSIGYMPRIRMVTHLDIDDAAIARTIEVFRAFKG, from the coding sequence ATGACCACCCCCATCGACCTCCGCAGCGACACCGTCACCCGTCCCACCCCCGCCATGCGCGAGGCGATGCTGCGCGCCGACGTCGGCGACGACGTGTACGGCGAAGACCCCACCGTCAACGCATTGCAGGAACGCCTCGCCTCCGACCTCGGTTTCGAAGCGGGCCTGTTCGCGCCCAGCGGCACGCAGGCCAACCTCGTCGGCCTGCTCGCGCATTGCCAGCGCGGCGACGAATACATCGTCGGCATGGACGCGCACACCTACAAGTTCGAAGGCGGCGGCGCCGCGGTGTTCGGTTCGATCCAGCCGCAGCCGCTGCCGCAGAACGACGACGGCACGATGTCGCTCGCGGCGATCGAAGGCGCGATCAAGCCGGTCGATCCGCATTTCGCGCGGACCAAGATCCTGTGCCTGGAAGACACCTGGAATGGTCGGGCGTTGCCGCATAGCTATTTGCGCGACGCGCGTGCCTTGTGTGATCGCCGCGGTCTTGGCCTGCATCTCGATGGCGCGCGCCTCTTCAACGCGGCCGTCGCCGATGGCGTTCCGGCGCGCGAAATCACGAAGCATTTCGACAGCGTGTCCGTCTGTTTGTCGAAGGGCCTCGGTGCGCCGGTCGGCTCGGTCTTGCTGGGTTCGAAGGCGTTGATCGACAGTGCGCGTCGCTGGCGCAAGGTCGCCGGCGGCGGCATGCGCCAGGCGGGCCTGCTGGCCGCCGCGTGCATCTACGCGCTCGACCATCACGTCGAGCGCCTTGCCGACGATCACCGCCGCGCCGCGCAACTCGCAGAGGGTCTCAAGGGCCTCGAACACGTCCGAGTCGCCGCGCACCACACCAACATGGTGTTCATCGACGTACCGGCCGAACGCCTTGAAGCCTTCCGCAAACACATGGACGCCGCCAAGGTCCGCATGTCGATCGGCTACATGCCGCGCATCCGCATGGTGACGCACCTGGATATCGACGACGCGGCGATCGCGCGCACCATCGAGGTGTTCCGCGCGTTCAAGGGTTAA
- a CDS encoding PilZ domain-containing protein, producing the protein MADEQYDDRRKYPRQQVVRAILVRPNGHKLDAQLLDLSLGGARVTLPQHWSPENGAALRLYFENEDKHESITLRGHVTRVGLDDLGVEFDPAQEADIKDLFASLGPRQ; encoded by the coding sequence ATGGCCGACGAACAGTACGACGACCGCCGCAAATACCCGCGCCAGCAAGTGGTGCGCGCGATCCTGGTGCGTCCCAACGGGCACAAGCTCGACGCGCAACTGCTCGACCTCTCGCTCGGCGGCGCGCGCGTGACCTTGCCGCAGCATTGGTCGCCGGAGAACGGTGCGGCGCTGCGCCTTTACTTCGAGAACGAAGACAAGCACGAGTCGATCACTCTGCGCGGGCACGTCACGCGCGTGGGCCTGGACGACCTCGGCGTGGAATTCGATCCGGCGCAGGAAGCCGACATCAAGGACCTGTTCGCTTCGCTGGGGCCGCGACAATGA